From Calothrix sp. PCC 6303, a single genomic window includes:
- a CDS encoding choice-of-anchor K domain-containing protein, translating to MKLYQFLITAFSTFTVAAVAEVTLSTPIRAITFSGASSGVWGKPDPGSTNNMPRYTGVGTDSFTWGDPDDSRFGTPANSFKFAGNSFTTNVDSLFKIGDLTYFNGSVLFGTSVDKVSLSLNVGLNSPNKENEIFDFDFNLRNTPNTSENEIENADFAYITPKLDNRTFAFNGKKYTLELTGFSQDGGKTNLKEFRVLEGATTTAAIYGKISALSPVKPPARVPESGVVGGLSCLGIYMLTRRKKFGQ from the coding sequence ATGAAACTTTATCAATTCTTGATCACGGCTTTCTCAACATTCACAGTTGCAGCAGTCGCCGAAGTTACTCTCTCCACACCAATACGAGCGATAACTTTCTCTGGTGCTTCCAGTGGAGTATGGGGAAAACCCGATCCAGGTAGCACCAATAATATGCCAAGATATACAGGTGTTGGCACCGACTCTTTTACTTGGGGAGACCCTGATGATTCCAGATTTGGGACTCCAGCAAATAGCTTCAAGTTTGCGGGAAATAGCTTTACTACTAATGTAGATTCGTTATTCAAAATTGGTGATTTAACTTACTTTAATGGAAGTGTACTTTTCGGCACTAGTGTGGATAAAGTTTCTTTAAGTCTAAATGTGGGTTTGAATAGTCCCAATAAAGAAAATGAAATATTTGATTTTGATTTTAACTTGAGGAATACACCGAATACTTCTGAAAATGAGATTGAGAATGCAGATTTTGCGTACATCACACCTAAACTAGACAATCGGACTTTTGCTTTCAACGGTAAAAAATATACCTTAGAATTAACAGGTTTTAGCCAAGATGGTGGCAAAACAAATTTAAAAGAGTTTCGGGTATTGGAGGGGGCAACTACAACCGCAGCTATTTATGGTAAGATTTCCGCCCTTTCTCCAGTAAAACCACCTGCGCGAGTTCCAGAATCTGGAGTTGTTGGAGGTTTATCCTGTTTAGGAATCTATATGTTGACTCGTAGAAAAAAATTTGGTCAATAA
- a CDS encoding response regulator transcription factor, producing the protein MPRILVIDDDPAISELVAVNLEMAGYDVSQAEDGIKGQALALQLQPDLVMLDLMLPRVDGFTVCQRLRRDDRTAEIPVLMLTALSQTQDKVEGFNAGADDYLTKPFEVEEMLARVRALLRRTDRIPQAAKHSEILNYGSLTLVPERFEAIWFNETVKLTHLEFELLHCLLQRHGQTVSPSEILREVWGYDPDDDIETIRVHIRHLRTKLEPDPRHPRYIKTVYGAGYCLELPGTNSSGETASASVVE; encoded by the coding sequence ATGCCGAGGATTCTTGTCATAGACGATGACCCCGCTATTTCGGAACTAGTTGCCGTCAATCTCGAAATGGCTGGCTACGACGTTAGTCAGGCGGAAGACGGCATCAAAGGTCAGGCGCTGGCGCTCCAGCTGCAACCCGATTTAGTCATGCTCGATTTAATGCTGCCCAGAGTTGACGGATTTACCGTTTGCCAACGCTTGCGCCGGGATGACCGCACAGCAGAAATTCCAGTGCTGATGTTGACTGCTTTGAGCCAAACCCAAGATAAAGTTGAAGGTTTTAATGCCGGAGCTGACGACTATCTCACCAAACCCTTTGAAGTAGAGGAAATGTTGGCACGGGTGCGTGCTTTGCTACGAAGAACCGACCGCATTCCCCAAGCTGCCAAACACAGTGAGATTCTTAACTATGGCTCTCTCACCCTTGTTCCTGAAAGGTTTGAAGCAATCTGGTTTAATGAAACCGTAAAATTAACCCATTTAGAGTTTGAATTATTACATTGCTTACTGCAACGTCACGGACAAACTGTCTCCCCAAGCGAAATTTTGCGAGAAGTCTGGGGATATGATCCTGACGACGATATCGAAACAATTCGTGTTCATATTCGCCACCTACGGACAAAACTCGAACCTGATCCCCGCCATCCTCGCTATATCAAAACCGTGTATGGTGCCGGATACTGTTTGGAATTACCTGGCACTAACTCATCAGGAGAAACTGCATCAGCATCGGTGGTGGAGTAA
- a CDS encoding YheT family hydrolase yields MCYPSYIPPKFLQNGLVMTLFAAAWASRNWEKTVFEPEPLYQQQIFTGAKSIPLFGLVAIPENPRGTIVGTYGITGDLDDQWLLRILGRKAYAEGYAVVLFDWRAHGKSVELSPALTSDGLYEGEDFVRIAAQARQLGCPGKFWFAGFSLGGQLALWAVKAGMELIQSEENLGLKDEDIGGGVVICPSVDSNRSLKYLVQQPIGKYLEKAIAFRLKKLAWRIHDAHPGTIEAAAIERANGIWGFDHELVIPRLGFPSVESYYDATSPLHFLPHLNKPTLIIYAEDDPFFDPAIIPELKQLCVNNPKVDLFLTPHGGHVVYFNSKEGQLLAKDPDPWWAWNRVLEWVGNN; encoded by the coding sequence ATGTGCTATCCATCATACATTCCGCCAAAATTTTTACAGAATGGTCTAGTGATGACGCTGTTTGCAGCGGCTTGGGCAAGCCGAAATTGGGAGAAAACGGTTTTTGAACCAGAGCCTTTGTATCAGCAACAAATCTTTACAGGAGCAAAGTCAATACCGTTATTTGGACTGGTGGCAATTCCGGAAAATCCACGAGGGACAATTGTGGGAACTTATGGAATTACGGGTGATTTGGATGATCAATGGTTATTGAGGATTTTGGGGCGTAAAGCTTATGCCGAAGGGTATGCGGTGGTTTTATTTGATTGGCGCGCCCATGGGAAATCGGTAGAGCTTTCGCCGGCGTTGACATCAGATGGTTTGTACGAGGGGGAAGATTTCGTTAGGATTGCGGCACAGGCGCGTCAATTAGGGTGTCCAGGAAAATTTTGGTTTGCGGGGTTCTCTTTGGGGGGACAGTTGGCGTTGTGGGCTGTCAAGGCGGGGATGGAGTTAATACAGAGTGAGGAGAATTTGGGGCTAAAGGATGAAGATATTGGGGGTGGGGTAGTAATTTGTCCAAGTGTGGACTCAAATCGCTCGTTAAAGTATTTAGTTCAACAGCCAATTGGGAAGTATTTGGAAAAAGCGATCGCATTCCGGCTGAAAAAGCTAGCTTGGCGTATCCACGATGCTCATCCTGGCACCATAGAAGCTGCTGCAATTGAGCGGGCTAATGGTATTTGGGGATTTGATCATGAGTTGGTGATTCCCCGCTTAGGTTTCCCCTCTGTGGAAAGTTATTACGATGCGACGAGTCCTTTACATTTTCTGCCGCATCTAAATAAACCCACTTTGATTATTTACGCTGAAGATGACCCATTTTTTGACCCGGCAATTATTCCAGAGTTAAAACAGCTTTGTGTCAACAACCCCAAGGTAGATTTATTCTTAACTCCCCATGGTGGGCATGTTGTTTATTTTAATAGTAAGGAAGGTCAACTTCTGGCAAAAGATCCAGACCCTTGGTGGGCTTGGAATCGAGTGCTGGAATGGGTGGGAAATAATTAA
- a CDS encoding ATP adenylyltransferase family protein translates to MPSQIKLQPGTLWNRVITTTEQALISGALLSIPTDCEIMEDEGVNFVVRILSNLTRKNQAKQKTPPDFNPFLPYEQNLWVADVSDTHVCILNKFNVVEHHLLIITRDFESQESLLTADDFIAMHACLADFDGLAFYNSGQIAGASQKHKHLQIVPFSINENNIKVPIEPLLASANFQDGVGTVEKFPFIHAFAKLNHDTLSSPTEAGKATWEIYQNLLRVLNHNSKPSPYNLLATREWILIVTRSHEEYKGISINSLGFAGNLLVGNLQQLELLKQYRPMQILQQVAFPRS, encoded by the coding sequence ATGCCCTCACAAATAAAACTCCAACCAGGCACCCTCTGGAATCGTGTCATCACCACAACTGAACAAGCGCTGATATCTGGTGCTTTACTTTCAATTCCTACCGATTGTGAAATTATGGAGGATGAAGGGGTTAATTTTGTTGTCAGAATCTTATCTAACTTAACTCGTAAAAATCAAGCAAAGCAAAAAACCCCTCCAGACTTTAATCCGTTTTTACCATACGAACAAAACTTATGGGTTGCGGATGTTTCCGATACTCACGTCTGTATTTTGAACAAATTTAATGTTGTTGAACATCACTTACTAATTATTACCCGTGATTTTGAATCACAAGAATCCTTATTAACTGCGGATGATTTTATCGCCATGCACGCTTGTTTGGCTGATTTTGATGGTTTAGCGTTCTACAATAGTGGTCAAATTGCTGGTGCTAGTCAAAAACACAAACATTTACAGATAGTTCCTTTTTCCATCAACGAGAATAATATCAAAGTTCCCATTGAACCATTGCTAGCATCTGCCAATTTTCAAGATGGTGTGGGAACAGTAGAAAAGTTCCCATTTATACATGCTTTTGCCAAACTAAACCATGATACCCTTAGCTCTCCTACGGAAGCAGGAAAAGCAACTTGGGAAATTTATCAAAATTTACTGCGAGTGCTAAACCATAACTCAAAACCCTCCCCTTACAATTTACTAGCTACCCGTGAGTGGATTTTGATTGTCACGCGATCGCATGAAGAATACAAGGGTATTTCTATCAATTCTCTGGGATTTGCTGGTAATCTACTCGTCGGCAACCTCCAACAACTAGAATTACTCAAACAATATCGCCCCATGCAGATTTTGCAGCAAGTTGCCTTCCCTAGAAGTTAA